In the Gossypium arboreum isolate Shixiya-1 chromosome 10, ASM2569848v2, whole genome shotgun sequence genome, one interval contains:
- the LOC108486938 gene encoding leucine-rich repeat receptor-like protein kinase PXC2 — MVLKVLVFLVLVLVSAVVVESQQPTFNDDVLGLIFFKAGLKDPTAKLQSWSADDNDPCNWMGVKCDPTTYRVTELHLDGLCLSGHVGRGLLRLPFLQVLSLSKNNLTGTINSELSRIGSLQVIDLSGNSLSGSIPDDFFTQCGSLRSISFARNNLTGELPVSLSSCSTLVAVNFSSNQISGQLPSGIWYLRSLQSLDMSGNLLEGEIPEGIGNLYDLRRINLGNNRFSGRLPGDIGSCSHLKSVDFSNNYLYGSLPDSMRKLGSCSSISLGGNSLRGQVPDWIGELTSLESLDLSANNFSGKVPSSLGNLQLLRELNLSMNQFTGALPESMATCYNLLAIDVSQNLLTGNIPSWMFKMGVQSALNSGNKLMGNVENPSLASTVPSYQGIRMLDLSSNALSGEIPSNLGVLSSLLFFNMSRNRLFGSIPASVGELKATQVIDLSHNLLNGSIPSEIGGAVSLKELRLQRNFLFGKIPTQIVKCSSLTVLILSRNNLSGSIPTAISNLSNLQYVDLSLNDFTGSLPKELANLSQLMFFNISHNHLHGELPLGGFFNTIPTSSVLGNPSLCGSVVNRSCPAVHPKPIVLNPNSSDSIGGSSPNHHRKKIVLSISAIIAIGAAAFIVIGVVAITVLNIHVRSSMSRAPAALTLSVGEDFSCSPNNDPNYGKLVMFSGDADFVAGAHALLNKDCEIGRGGFGVVYRTILRDGRSVAIKKLTVSSLIKSQDEFEREVKRLGKIRHHNLVALEGYYWTPPLQLLIYEFVSNDSLYKHLHEPDRSCPSWRQRFNIILGMAKGLAYLHRMNVIHYNLKSTNVLIDCSGEPKVGDFGLARLLPTLDRCVLSSKIQSALGYMAPEFACKTVKITEKSDVYGFGVLVLEVITGKKPVEYMEDDVVVLCEMVREALEDGKVEECVDGRLRSNFPTEEVIPVIKLGLICASQVPSNRPDMEEVVNILELIQCPSEGQEEVE, encoded by the exons ATGGTGTTAAAGGTCTTGGTTTTTctggttttggttttggtttcagCTGTTGTTGTGGAGTCGCAACAGCCAACTTTCAACGACGACGTTCTGGGGTTAATCTTCTTCAAAGCAGGGCTCAAGGACCCAACTGCAAAGCTCCAGTCTTGGAGTGCAGATGACAATGATCCCTGCAACTGGATGGGCGTTAAATGTGATCCGACTACTTACCGGGTCACGGAGCTCCATCTCGATGGCTTATGTCTTTCTGGTCATGTTGGTCGTGGCTTATTACGGCTGCCGTTCCTTCAAGTTCTGTCACTTTCCAAAAACAACCTTACGGGGACCATAAACTCCGAGCTTTCTCGCATTGGGAGCTTGCAGGTTATTGATTTAAGTGGAAACAGCTTGTCGGGATCGATCCCCGATGATTTTTTCACACAATGTGGGTCTCTAAGGTCGATCTCTTTTGCGAGGAACAATCTTACAGGGGAACTTCCTGTTTCTTTGAGCTCATGTTCGACGCTTGTGGCGGTTAACTTCTCGTCTAATCAAATTTCAGGGCAGTTGCCATCTGGGATTTGGTATTTGAGGAGCCTTCAATCGCTTGATATGTCTGGTAATTTGTTGGAAGGAGAGATTCCTGAAGGGATCGGGAATTTGTATGATTTGAGACGGATAAATTTAGGAAACAACAGATTCTCTGGGAGGCTACCGGGGGATATTGGGAGCTGTTCACATTTGAAATCGGTTGATTTCAGTAATAATTATTTGTATGGCAGCCTTCCTGATTCAATGAGGAAACTTGGTTCATGTAGTTCAATCAGTTTAGGAGGAAACTCTTTGAGGGGACAAGTTCCAGATTGGATTGGAGAATTGACAAGCCTTGAAAGTTTGGATCTTTCTGCAAATAATTTCTCTGGTAAAGTTCCATCTTCTCTGGGAAATCTGCAGTTACTGAGAGAATTGAATCTGTCAATGAACCAGTTTACTGGTGCATTGCCTGAATCGATGGCTACTTGTTATAACCTATTGGCTATAGATGTCAGCCAGAATCTGTTAACCGGCAATATTCCATCATGGATGTTTAAGATGGGAGTGCAGAGTGCACTGAATTCTGGGAATAAACTTATGGGAAACGTAGAAAATCCTTCATTGGCTTCAACGGTGCCATCCTATCAAGGCATTCGGATGTTGGATCTTTCTTCAAATGCTTTATCTGGTGAAATCCCATCAAACCTTGGGGTTCTTAGCAGCTTGCTCTTCTTTAATATGTCCAGGAACCGTCTCTTTGGTTCCATTCCAGCCAGTGTAGGTGAATTGAAGGCAACACAAGTTATTGATTTAAGCCACAATCTGCTGAATGGAAGCATTCCTTCTGAGATTGGGGGAGCAGTCTCACTCAAGGAACTCAGGTTGCAGAGGAACTTTCTTTTTGGGAAAATTCCAACTCAGATAGTCAAGTGTTCATCATTAACAGTTTT AATTCTGTCCCGGAACAACTTATCTGGCTCGATCCCTACTGCCATTTCAAACTTGAGCAACCTCCAGTATGTGGATTTATCATTGAATGACTTTACCGGAAGCTTACCGAAAGAGCTAGCAAATCTTTCTCAACTCATGTTCTTTAATATCTCTCACAACCACCTTCATGGTGAACTACCACTTGGGGGCTTCTTCAACACTATTCCTACTTCATCCGTCTTGGGAAATCCATCGTTGTGTGGTTCGGTTGTTAACCGCTCTTGCCCTGCTGTCCATCCCAAGCCCATTGTCCTCAACCCTAACTCGTCAGACTCCATCGGTGGCTCCTCTCCTAATCATCATCGCAAGAAAATTGTGCTTAGCATCTCTGCCATCATTGCCATTGGTGCAGCGGCATTCATTGTCATTGGTGTAGTAGCTATCACTGTCCTCAATATCCATGTCCGTTCTTCTATGTCTCGTGCTCCTGCAGCTCTCACCTTATCTGTAGGGGAAGATTTTAGTTGTTCTCCCAACAATGATCCAAACTATGGCAAGCTTGTAATGTTTTCAGGGGATGCCGACTTTGTTGCTGGTGCCCATGCGTTGCTTAACAAGGATTGTGAGATTGGTCGTGGAGGGTTTGGAGTTGTTTATCGAACAATCCTTCGTGATGGGCGTTCAGTGGCCATTAAGAAGCTGACTGTTTCAAGTTTGATCAAGTCTCAAGACGAATTTGAAAGGGAAGTTAAAAGACTTGGAAAGATTAGGCACCATAATCTTGTAGCTCTTGAAGGATATTACTGGACTCCTCCTCTGCAGCTCCTCATTTATGAATTTGTTTCGAATGACAGCTTGTATAAGCACCTCCATGAGCCTGACAGAAGTTGCCCCTCTTGGCGACAACGATTCAACATAATTCTCGGTATGGCCAAGGGTCTAGCCTATTTGCACCGTATGAATGTCATTCACTACAATCTTAAATCAACCAATGTTCTTATAGATTGCTCCGGGGAGCCCAAGGTCGGAGATTTTGGCCTTGCAAGGCTACTGCCGACATTAGACCGTTGCGTTTTAAGCAGCAAAATCCAAAGTGCACTTGGTTACATGGCTCCTGAATTCGCTTGTAAGACGGTAAAAATAACTGAGAAATCCGACGTGTATGGCTTTGGGGTTTTGGTCTTAGAAGTGATTACAGGGAAGAAGCCAGTGGAATACATGGAGGATGATGTGGTGGTGCTGTGTGAAATGGTAAGGGAAGCACTCGAGGATGGTAAGGTGGAAGAATGTGTCGACGGGAGGCTTCGTAGTAACTTCCCGACAGAAGAGGTAATTCCAGTTATAAAGCTTGGTCTAATATGTGCATCTCAAGTGCCGTCAAATAGACCAGACATGGAAGAAGTAGTGAACATATTAGAGCTAATCCAATGCCCTTCGGAAGGCCAGGAAGAGGTGGAGTAA